CACGCCGATGGTCTTGTTCTCGGCCTCCAGGATCGGACCCTGCTCGATGTGCAGCTCGACGAAACCGGAGAATTTCTGCGTGCCGACGGCCGTCGCGCCGCGATAGCCGATCTCGTCCAGCGCCGCGCCCACGGTCATGCCTGCGGCATCTGTCCGCGACAAAATGTCCTCGACCGTGAAGTCGCCGACATAGGCGGCCGAGGCCATCATGGCCGGCGCGAAGCGCGAGCCTTCCTCATTGGTCCAGTTGACGATGCACAGCGGCGCGTCGGTCTCGATGCCGGCGTCGTTGAGGGTGCGGATCACCTCCAGCGCGCCGAGCGTGCCCAGAATGCCGTCGAACTTGCCGCCCGTGGGCTGGGTGTCGAGATGCGAGCCGAGCCCGACCGGCGGCTTCGCCATGTCGCGCCCCTTGCGAAGTGCAAACATCGAGCCGAGCGTGTCGACGCGCACTTCGAGCCCGGCATCCTCGCAGGCTTTCCGGAACCAGTCGCGGACCTGCTTGTCCTCCTGGCTCAGGGTCAGCCGCCGCACGCCGCCCTTCGGCGTGGCGCCGAACCTGGCGGTCTCGTGGATGCTGTCCCAGAGGCGGGCGGAATCGATCTGCAGATTGGTGACGGCGCGGCTCATGCTTGAATTCCCTGTACTCCGGCATCCTGTCCATCGCGCGCCGCGACGAGCCCGTCAACCGATGCAGAGGGATGGCTGGCCGTCTGCGCCGTCCGGACTGCGAGCTCGGCGACGCGCTCGATCGCGATCATCTCGGGCGACGACAGCCAGCTCGCGGTGAAGGTCAGCGGTGGAATCCTCAGGTCCGTCTTCAACTCCTGCAGGCGGCCGCTCTCGATCTCGTTGGCGACGATCGCGGCCGGAATAACGGCGACGCCGAGCCCCTCGACCGCCATGTGGATCACGGTCGCCAGCGAGGCGCTGGCGTGCAGCCGCATCGGCGGCAGATGCGGGCGGTTGAACAGCGAACGCACGTTGTCATAGGGCTGGGTGTTGCGCGGAAAGGTGATGATCGGAAACCGCGCCATCTGCTCGGCGGTGACCACGCCCGTGCCGAAGCCGAGGGCAGGGCTGGCGAGGAAGCTGATCGGATAGTCGCACAGCACGCGGCTGCGGATGCCGGACTCGGAGGGCGCGCCCAGCGCGAAGGCGAGCTCGATCTCCTGCGCCAGCAGCCGCGCGTGCAGATGGGGCGTGACGTCGACCTCGATCTCCAGCGACAGATTCGGATAGCTCTCGTTGACGCTCTTGATTAGCCGCGGCAGCCAGTCGTGCACGATGGTCTCGGCGACGCCGAGCCGGAGCACGCCGCGCATCGCCGAGCGGTCGCCGACCTCGGCCAGCATCTCCGCGCGCAGGCCGATCAGCTTCTCGGCATAGACCAGCATCTGCCGGCCGCTCGCGGTCGGGGACGCCACGCGATGATCGCGGTTGAGCAGCTTGACGCCGAGCTCGCGCTCGAGCTGGGCGATGCGCTGGGAGATGGCGGGCTGGGTCGT
This region of Bradyrhizobium sp. SZCCHNS1050 genomic DNA includes:
- a CDS encoding LysR family transcriptional regulator, giving the protein MLDFRSIETFLWVVKLGSFRGAAQRLNTTQPAISQRIAQLERELGVKLLNRDHRVASPTASGRQMLVYAEKLIGLRAEMLAEVGDRSAMRGVLRLGVAETIVHDWLPRLIKSVNESYPNLSLEIEVDVTPHLHARLLAQEIELAFALGAPSESGIRSRVLCDYPISFLASPALGFGTGVVTAEQMARFPIITFPRNTQPYDNVRSLFNRPHLPPMRLHASASLATVIHMAVEGLGVAVIPAAIVANEIESGRLQELKTDLRIPPLTFTASWLSSPEMIAIERVAELAVRTAQTASHPSASVDGLVAARDGQDAGVQGIQA
- a CDS encoding Zn-dependent hydrolase gives rise to the protein MSRAVTNLQIDSARLWDSIHETARFGATPKGGVRRLTLSQEDKQVRDWFRKACEDAGLEVRVDTLGSMFALRKGRDMAKPPVGLGSHLDTQPTGGKFDGILGTLGALEVIRTLNDAGIETDAPLCIVNWTNEEGSRFAPAMMASAAYVGDFTVEDILSRTDAAGMTVGAALDEIGYRGATAVGTQKFSGFVELHIEQGPILEAENKTIGVVDHGQGVFWYDGKVTGFESHAGSTPMPLRRDALLALSEFALTLEQIAIKLGPNAVATIGEAVIANPSRNVIPGEIAFTIDCRSANADTLDALDASLRAAAGEIAKKRRVEIAIDQVWRKPPTHFDPKLVDAVERAAGTLGYSHRRITSGAGHDACNLNTIMPAAMVFVPCKDGISHNELEDATQSDCAAGANVLLHTVLSLAGVAS